One Romeriopsis navalis LEGE 11480 genomic region harbors:
- a CDS encoding BrnT family toxin, protein MDFEFEWDLEKAGRNIDKHGIAFEEAATLFAIDPNSITLLDPRGDFGEERYIEIGFSDRGRLLVVVYTERNECIRIISARRPTPQEARHYDQG, encoded by the coding sequence ATGGATTTTGAATTTGAATGGGATCTCGAAAAAGCCGGACGCAATATTGATAAACACGGCATTGCCTTTGAAGAAGCCGCCACCTTATTCGCCATCGACCCAAACTCCATCACCTTGCTTGACCCCAGAGGCGATTTTGGCGAGGAACGCTATATTGAAATAGGATTCTCCGATCGCGGTCGTCTACTTGTCGTTGTCTACACCGAACGCAACGAATGTATTCGCATCATTAGTGCGCGTCGTCCCACTCCCCAAGAAGCAAGACACTATGACCAAGGCTAA
- a CDS encoding leucine-rich repeat domain-containing protein → MDQDELLAVIDQANQTGQTHLDLSNQRIDHLPAEIGQLNALQSLDLSRNRIQTIPEAIGQLDNLTSLNLHSNYFPTLPTSIGQLTKLITLDLGDIPQLQTLPASITQLGNLRAFTWSNSSRDDLSLYLDLISQLINLTSLDLSRNTFLQRLPESLGQLINLESLRLDFNYHLHRLPASIGNLQKLKSLSLQGTKLETLPTSTAKLKHLTSLVCNTRTTGEMSTALATIRHLPQLHTLVLEARTHDQASTDPAWLEPISAMRHLRSLTFWRSPLTHLPASISELSHLESLDLRFSTLTALPASIGQLKQLQSIDARGNCLTELPDSISQLSHLTSLNLSSNQLTHLPESIGQLQHLTRLNLSHNQLTRLPDSIGELTSLTHLNLSHNKLTRLPDSIGQLTNLVSLTLTSNQLPLIPEAIGNLKQLKTLKITRNQLTQLPASLAQLPNLAMLTVSSNNFHLAPEIARKRTPKLILAALGQS, encoded by the coding sequence ATGGACCAAGACGAATTACTCGCGGTGATTGACCAAGCAAACCAAACCGGTCAAACCCACCTTGATTTGTCCAATCAGCGGATTGATCACCTCCCAGCCGAAATTGGTCAACTGAACGCACTCCAGTCACTTGACCTGAGTCGCAATCGCATCCAGACGATACCCGAAGCCATTGGCCAATTGGATAATCTCACATCCCTCAATCTCCATTCCAACTATTTTCCGACCCTACCCACCTCCATCGGTCAACTCACCAAGCTCATCACCCTCGATCTGGGCGATATTCCGCAGTTGCAGACATTGCCCGCATCGATCACGCAGCTTGGCAATCTTCGAGCGTTCACCTGGAGCAATTCATCCCGTGATGACCTCAGTCTCTATCTCGATTTGATCAGCCAGCTCATAAACCTCACCTCACTGGATTTAAGTCGCAATACATTTCTGCAACGGCTGCCCGAGTCACTGGGCCAACTCATTAACCTCGAGTCCCTCCGGCTCGATTTCAACTACCACCTGCATCGCCTGCCAGCGTCGATCGGTAACTTGCAAAAGTTAAAATCACTCTCACTGCAAGGCACCAAGCTCGAAACCCTACCCACCTCCACAGCCAAACTCAAGCATCTAACTTCACTTGTATGCAACACACGCACCACCGGTGAAATGTCCACGGCGTTAGCAACCATTCGCCACTTGCCGCAGCTACATACCCTGGTGCTTGAAGCGAGAACCCATGATCAAGCCAGCACCGATCCAGCCTGGCTCGAACCCATCAGCGCCATGCGCCATCTCCGCTCCCTCACCTTTTGGCGCAGTCCCTTAACCCATCTACCCGCATCAATCAGTGAACTCAGCCATCTAGAATCGCTGGATCTGCGCTTCAGCACATTGACTGCGCTACCCGCATCGATCGGTCAGTTGAAACAACTCCAATCGATCGATGCGCGAGGCAACTGCCTAACCGAATTACCGGATTCGATCAGTCAGCTAAGCCATCTAACATCGCTGAATCTATCGTCGAATCAATTAACCCATCTACCCGAGTCGATCGGACAGCTTCAGCACCTAACCCGTCTAAATCTCAGCCACAACCAGCTCACCCGCCTCCCTGACTCGATCGGCGAATTGACCAGTTTGACCCATCTAAATCTCAGCCACAATAAGCTCACTCGCCTCCCAGATTCGATCGGGCAACTTACGAATTTAGTTAGCCTCACCTTAACCTCAAACCAATTACCCCTTATCCCTGAAGCGATCGGCAATCTCAAACAACTCAAAACTCTAAAAATCACCCGCAATCAGCTCACGCAGTTGCCCGCCTCACTAGCGCAATTGCCAAATCTTGCGATGCTCACCGTCTCCTCCAATAATTTTCATCTGGCACCAGAAATTGCCCGTAAGCGCACCCCAAAACTGATTTTGGCGGCGCTCGGTCAGTCATAA
- a CDS encoding metallophosphoesterase, which yields MQRFRRIRKAWKAITLCFLTLFSLFYIGIIEPNWIDAHPVSVTLPHLSPEFEGYKIVQLTDIHADEWMTADRLRRIIRIANRQNPDLVVLTGDYITMGVARFTPALHVLNQLTPKDGTIAILGNHDGYINPQILIGPMERAGVKVFQNQVRQIRRGNGILTIAGLGDAIAGHAKIAQVLPQLPSTGAAILLVHEPDFADETAATHRFDLQLSGHSHGGQISLPFLNIRRITPRLAKKYPTGLYHIEDLLQYTSRGLGLASNVRVRLNCRPEIAVFTLHAPPQSTLKS from the coding sequence ATGCAACGGTTTCGCCGTATACGCAAAGCCTGGAAAGCAATTACCCTATGCTTTCTCACCCTATTTAGTCTGTTCTATATCGGGATTATCGAACCCAACTGGATTGATGCCCATCCCGTTTCTGTCACCCTGCCCCATCTCTCCCCCGAGTTTGAAGGCTACAAAATTGTGCAGCTTACCGATATCCATGCCGACGAATGGATGACCGCCGATCGACTCCGCCGCATTATCCGGATTGCTAACCGTCAAAACCCCGATCTTGTCGTCCTGACCGGCGACTACATCACCATGGGCGTGGCCCGCTTCACCCCCGCCCTCCACGTCCTCAACCAACTCACCCCCAAAGACGGGACGATCGCCATCCTGGGTAACCATGATGGCTATATCAATCCGCAGATCTTGATCGGTCCCATGGAGCGGGCCGGTGTCAAAGTCTTTCAAAACCAAGTCCGCCAAATCCGCCGTGGCAACGGTATTTTGACGATCGCTGGACTTGGAGACGCGATCGCCGGTCATGCCAAAATCGCGCAAGTATTACCGCAATTGCCGAGCACTGGCGCCGCTATTCTCCTCGTTCACGAACCCGACTTCGCTGACGAAACCGCCGCCACCCATCGCTTCGATCTCCAGCTATCCGGTCATTCCCACGGCGGCCAAATTAGCCTGCCCTTCCTCAACATCCGCCGCATCACCCCCCGACTCGCCAAAAAATATCCCACTGGGCTGTACCACATTGAAGATCTCCTGCAGTACACCAGTCGGGGGTTGGGCCTCGCTAGCAACGTCCGTGTCCGCCTCAACTGTCGGCCCGAAATCGCCGTTTTCACCCTCCACGCGCCACCCCAATCAACCCTGAAAAGTTGA
- a CDS encoding metallophosphoesterase, with amino-acid sequence MQRLRRFKKSWKAVIIGFFTVFTLFYIGIIEPNWIEVRPISLTLPHLAPEFEGYKIVQLTDIHADKWMSPDRLSHVLQIANQQNPDLVAMTGDYVTRAVEKYAPTLSVFEQLTPKDGTLAVLGNHDNYSNPYTLIDIMHQAGVKVLWNEVQEIQRGDVTLAIAGSGDVISGHDRLPHIMARMPLAGAGILLVHEPDFADKAAATHRFDLQLSGHSHGGQIKLPFVAVRRITPKLAKKYPSGLYKVDDLWQYTSRGVGLASRVRVRLNCRPEVTVLTLHAPPQAA; translated from the coding sequence ATGCAACGGTTACGCCGGTTCAAAAAATCCTGGAAAGCCGTGATCATTGGCTTTTTCACTGTATTCACACTGTTCTACATTGGCATTATTGAGCCGAACTGGATTGAAGTGCGTCCCATTTCCCTGACGTTGCCGCACCTTGCACCCGAGTTTGAGGGCTACAAAATTGTGCAGCTCACGGATATTCACGCCGACAAATGGATGAGTCCCGATCGGCTCAGTCACGTGCTCCAGATTGCCAATCAACAAAACCCTGATCTGGTTGCAATGACCGGTGACTACGTAACCCGTGCCGTCGAAAAATATGCCCCGACCCTCAGCGTTTTTGAGCAACTCACCCCCAAAGATGGCACCCTTGCTGTCCTCGGTAATCACGACAACTACAGCAATCCCTACACCTTGATCGACATCATGCACCAAGCGGGGGTGAAGGTGTTGTGGAACGAAGTACAGGAAATTCAGCGGGGTGATGTCACCTTGGCGATCGCCGGTTCCGGAGATGTGATTTCCGGCCATGACCGTTTACCGCACATCATGGCCCGGATGCCCCTGGCCGGTGCGGGGATTCTCTTGGTGCATGAACCTGACTTTGCGGACAAAGCAGCGGCCACCCATCGATTTGACCTACAGCTTTCTGGTCATTCCCACGGGGGACAGATTAAATTACCCTTCGTTGCTGTCCGCCGCATCACTCCCAAACTAGCTAAGAAATATCCCAGTGGCTTGTACAAAGTCGATGATTTATGGCAATACACCAGTCGGGGTGTGGGACTTGCAAGTCGGGTGCGGGTGCGATTGAACTGTCGGCCCGAAGTAACCGTATTGACCCTGCATGCACCGCCTCAAGCAGCCTAG
- a CDS encoding metallophosphoesterase, whose protein sequence is MQKNHRLHQAWRFLCLSLIALSGMFYMGFVEPNWIDVHPLSLTLARLDPAFEGYKIVQITDLHADKWMTADRLSKIVQIVNQQTPDLVAITGDYVTKGDETYVPNLTVLDQLNPNDLTVGVLGNHDYYGNPPELHRTLLESNVLLMRNRIGEIRRGDATLLIAGLGDAMMNDANLPYVMDRMPPTGAAILLAHEPDFADETAATHRFDLQLSGHSHGGQIKLPFVGVRRITPKMAKKYPNGLYKIDDLWQYTSRGIGLARHVKVRLNCRPEVTVFTLHASAA, encoded by the coding sequence ATGCAAAAAAATCATCGCCTCCATCAGGCGTGGAGATTCCTCTGCCTCAGCTTAATTGCGCTGTCCGGCATGTTTTATATGGGATTCGTCGAACCGAATTGGATCGACGTCCATCCCCTCTCTCTTACCTTAGCCCGTCTTGACCCCGCCTTCGAAGGCTACAAAATTGTCCAAATCACCGACCTACATGCCGATAAATGGATGACCGCCGATCGGCTCAGCAAAATTGTCCAAATCGTTAACCAACAAACACCGGACCTCGTGGCAATCACGGGGGACTATGTGACCAAAGGCGATGAAACCTATGTCCCCAATCTCACGGTCTTAGATCAATTAAATCCCAACGATCTCACTGTTGGCGTTCTGGGCAACCACGACTACTACGGCAACCCACCCGAACTGCATCGCACCCTGCTTGAATCCAACGTGCTACTCATGCGTAATCGCATTGGTGAGATTCGGCGCGGCGATGCCACGTTACTGATTGCGGGTTTAGGCGATGCGATGATGAACGATGCAAATCTCCCCTACGTCATGGATCGCATGCCACCGACCGGTGCGGCGATTCTGCTAGCCCATGAACCCGATTTTGCTGATGAAACCGCAGCGACCCATCGGTTTGATTTGCAGCTCTCGGGTCATTCCCATGGTGGACAAATCAAATTGCCTTTCGTTGGTGTCCGGCGCATCACCCCCAAAATGGCCAAAAAATATCCCAACGGCCTCTATAAAATTGATGATCTGTGGCAATATACCAGTCGCGGGATTGGCCTCGCACGTCACGTCAAAGTGCGATTAAATTGCCGTCCCGAAGTGACCGTATTCACGCTGCATGCTTCAGCCGCTTAG
- a CDS encoding SDR family NAD(P)-dependent oxidoreductase has translation MSNQTFGQPVGQVLVVGASQGIGLEFVRQLVAMTSVVQVYAACRKPEQATDLQELAGDRLTLIQMDTTNETQVEQAIAQIKAQTDRLNFVINCVGVLHDGDLKPEKGLRQIDGDRMLQYFQVNSISAILLAKHLVPLFKHDQPSVFASISAKVGSIGDNGLGGWYGYRASKAALNMLMKTTAIEYKRTCPNNIITVLHPGTTDTQLSKPFQRNVPPEKLFSPTQTVNYLLDVIGQLTPADSGDFFSWNGDRLPW, from the coding sequence ATGTCGAATCAGACGTTTGGTCAACCTGTGGGTCAGGTTTTGGTGGTTGGCGCAAGTCAGGGAATTGGCTTAGAATTTGTGCGGCAACTCGTGGCAATGACATCGGTGGTGCAGGTCTATGCCGCTTGTCGGAAGCCGGAGCAAGCTACGGATTTGCAGGAATTGGCTGGTGATCGTCTCACCCTGATCCAAATGGATACAACGAATGAAACCCAGGTTGAACAGGCAATCGCCCAGATTAAAGCCCAAACCGATCGGCTAAATTTTGTGATTAACTGTGTCGGTGTTTTACATGATGGCGATCTGAAACCCGAGAAAGGACTCCGGCAGATTGATGGCGATCGCATGCTGCAATATTTTCAGGTCAATAGTATCAGTGCAATTTTGCTGGCAAAGCATCTGGTGCCATTGTTCAAACATGATCAACCGAGTGTCTTCGCTTCGATTTCGGCCAAGGTTGGAAGTATTGGCGACAATGGTTTGGGCGGTTGGTACGGCTATCGGGCGTCAAAAGCGGCGTTGAACATGCTGATGAAAACAACGGCGATCGAATACAAGCGCACCTGTCCCAATAACATCATTACAGTGTTGCATCCGGGAACAACTGACACCCAGCTATCAAAACCCTTTCAGCGGAATGTGCCGCCGGAGAAACTATTTTCGCCCACGCAAACTGTAAACTATTTACTGGATGTAATAGGGCAACTAACCCCAGCGGATAGCGGTGATTTCTTTAGTTGGAATGGAGATCGATTGCCCTGGTAG
- a CDS encoding YceD family protein — MDAIHIPNLAHHPDKRVTIDFKQLVKDLKSLTPVQGTVTVMHKGNYLEVQVQAKTIVTLTCDRCLQQYNHRLNCDADEIIWLKDSELIISELPLNQDLELDDMVENLPEDGNFDVEAWVYEQLCLALPQRKLCDGDCKGIDVPQASPEDLTDRRWAALSALKNQLPDLAD; from the coding sequence ATGGACGCAATACATATTCCGAATCTGGCTCATCATCCTGACAAACGCGTCACCATTGATTTTAAACAGCTAGTCAAAGACCTGAAAAGCCTCACCCCGGTGCAAGGCACGGTGACCGTGATGCATAAAGGTAACTATTTGGAAGTCCAAGTCCAAGCGAAAACGATCGTCACGCTCACCTGCGATCGCTGTTTACAGCAGTATAACCACCGACTGAACTGTGATGCCGACGAAATTATTTGGTTGAAGGATAGCGAACTGATTATCAGTGAATTGCCGCTGAATCAGGATTTAGAACTGGATGATATGGTCGAAAATCTCCCCGAAGACGGCAACTTTGATGTGGAAGCCTGGGTCTATGAGCAGCTGTGTTTAGCCTTGCCCCAACGCAAACTTTGTGATGGTGACTGCAAAGGGATCGATGTGCCGCAGGCATCGCCGGAAGACCTCACCGATCGGCGTTGGGCGGCGCTCTCCGCACTCAAAAATCAACTGCCAGATCTCGCTGATTAA
- a CDS encoding AAA family ATPase, translating into MAFSDEFALLLRARYPLIYIPTREEERVETAIATCARAQGERSVYLWDFVDGYQGSPNDVGFGQRNPLQALEFIEKLAPNAAGVFVLRDYYRFLDDISVSRKLRNLARSLKSQPKNIVILSPQLTIPDDLTEVTTVLEFALPTIAEIKTEVERLLMAMGKGLSDRELDNVVQSCQGLSVERIRRVIARAIAQHGEFRSEDIGLILEEKRQTIRQTQILDFYPVTETVSDIGGLDNLKEWLLRRGGAFSEKARQYGLPAPKGLLLVGIQGTGKSLTAKAIAHQWQLPLLRLDVGRLFGGVVGESESRTRQMIQLAEALAPCVLWIDEIDKAFAGVDSRGDAGTSSRVFGTFITWMAEKQSSVFVVSTANNIQSLPPELLRKGRFDEIFFVGLPSQEERRAIFEVHLSHLRPQALQRYDLDRLAYETPEFSGAEIEQTLVEAMHIGFSQNRDFTTDDVLEAASQTVPLARTAQEQIKFLQDWAAAGKARLASKHNQLSARMQQFQEPD; encoded by the coding sequence ATGGCCTTTAGCGACGAATTTGCGCTCCTTTTGCGGGCACGTTACCCTCTCATCTACATTCCCACCCGCGAAGAAGAACGTGTGGAAACTGCGATTGCAACTTGCGCACGGGCACAAGGGGAACGATCGGTTTATCTATGGGATTTCGTCGATGGTTATCAAGGGAGTCCCAATGATGTTGGGTTTGGGCAGCGCAATCCGCTGCAAGCCTTGGAATTTATCGAGAAGTTAGCACCGAATGCCGCCGGTGTCTTTGTGCTGCGGGACTATTATCGATTTTTAGACGATATTTCGGTATCGCGAAAGCTGCGTAATTTGGCCCGATCGCTCAAGTCGCAACCGAAAAATATTGTGATTCTGTCGCCGCAGTTGACGATTCCGGACGATCTCACAGAAGTGACGACGGTGCTGGAGTTTGCATTGCCGACGATCGCAGAAATTAAAACCGAAGTGGAACGGTTGTTAATGGCGATGGGTAAGGGCTTGTCCGATCGGGAGTTGGATAATGTCGTGCAATCCTGTCAAGGCTTGTCCGTCGAGCGGATTCGCCGGGTAATTGCACGGGCGATTGCTCAGCATGGAGAATTTCGCTCAGAAGATATTGGCCTAATTCTCGAAGAAAAGCGGCAAACGATTCGCCAAACGCAAATTCTCGACTTTTACCCCGTCACCGAGACGGTATCGGATATTGGGGGATTAGATAATCTCAAAGAATGGCTGCTCCGTCGAGGTGGCGCATTTTCGGAAAAAGCGCGGCAGTATGGTTTGCCTGCGCCCAAAGGCCTACTGCTCGTGGGCATTCAGGGGACGGGGAAATCCCTTACGGCCAAGGCGATCGCGCACCAATGGCAACTACCGCTGTTGCGCTTGGATGTGGGGCGATTGTTTGGTGGTGTGGTGGGTGAATCGGAATCCCGCACTCGGCAGATGATTCAGTTAGCGGAAGCCCTCGCACCCTGCGTGTTGTGGATTGATGAAATTGATAAAGCCTTTGCGGGGGTAGACAGTCGCGGTGATGCCGGCACGTCAAGCCGGGTGTTTGGGACGTTCATTACTTGGATGGCCGAGAAGCAGTCGTCGGTGTTTGTGGTTTCCACTGCCAATAATATTCAATCTTTACCGCCGGAATTACTGCGGAAAGGTCGATTTGACGAAATCTTTTTTGTCGGATTACCATCGCAGGAAGAACGTCGGGCGATCTTTGAAGTGCATCTATCCCATCTCCGGCCCCAGGCTTTACAGCGTTATGACCTCGATCGTCTGGCCTATGAAACCCCAGAATTTTCGGGTGCTGAGATTGAGCAAACCTTAGTCGAAGCGATGCATATCGGCTTTAGTCAGAATCGCGACTTTACCACGGATGATGTCCTAGAAGCGGCCAGTCAGACCGTGCCACTGGCAAGGACGGCCCAAGAGCAGATTAAATTTCTTCAAGATTGGGCGGCCGCGGGTAAAGCGCGGTTGGCCTCAAAGCATAATCAGTTGAGCGCGAGAATGCAGCAATTTCAAGAACCAGATTAG
- a CDS encoding SDR family NAD(P)-dependent oxidoreductase: MGRLDGKVVLITGVASGIGLATARLFHQEGAVIFGVDRDAKAGMKLTQEFAAKRWTFHSADLTTEAACQSTIEQCHNTYGRIDVLYNNAGIASYAPFLEIEASALENVFAVNFMSVFYLCQQVIPKMLAQGEGRIINTTSELAIVAQPLYTAYCATKGAVMSFTRALALEYAQSNLQINMVCPGPIETPLLQTEFDAATDPKAAFDAGIATMPIGRYGQPEEVAKVTLFLASDAPQLMQGTAIVVDGAKTIL; encoded by the coding sequence ATGGGACGCTTAGATGGCAAAGTGGTTTTGATTACGGGGGTCGCTTCGGGCATTGGTTTAGCGACAGCGCGGCTATTCCATCAGGAAGGTGCGGTAATCTTTGGGGTTGATCGTGATGCCAAAGCAGGGATGAAGTTAACCCAGGAATTTGCCGCTAAGCGGTGGACCTTTCATTCCGCGGATCTGACGACCGAAGCCGCTTGTCAATCAACGATCGAGCAATGCCATAACACCTATGGCCGTATTGATGTCCTATATAACAATGCGGGAATTGCTTCCTATGCGCCCTTTCTTGAGATTGAGGCGTCAGCCCTGGAAAACGTGTTTGCTGTGAATTTTATGTCGGTGTTCTACCTTTGTCAGCAAGTCATTCCAAAAATGCTGGCCCAAGGTGAAGGGAGGATTATTAATACGACCTCGGAGCTCGCGATCGTCGCCCAACCACTCTACACTGCCTACTGTGCGACGAAAGGCGCTGTGATGTCGTTTACCCGGGCTTTAGCCTTGGAGTACGCCCAGTCCAACTTGCAGATTAATATGGTTTGCCCAGGACCGATCGAGACGCCGTTATTGCAAACGGAGTTTGATGCAGCAACTGACCCTAAGGCTGCATTCGATGCCGGGATTGCCACGATGCCGATCGGGCGTTATGGTCAACCCGAAGAAGTCGCGAAAGTTACACTTTTCTTGGCGAGTGATGCGCCACAACTGATGCAGGGCACGGCGATCGTCGTGGATGGGGCAAAGACAATTTTGTAG
- a CDS encoding ATP-binding protein, whose protein sequence is MSQLNRPAVLPVAPIHGQVEIDQREIDASILNLSGRQRMLSQRVALFLMRLSLCQGSCQCQIIRQELQQLLQLLAATHQSLMYGDIDLRLPSHHSQAIHQIYFAPPVNLDRRLTQYVQQVEYFLAQSDTQLAIDDPALQQLISIDSVDLLQALETLVSQYSQESEARQTARMMDLVGLCQQHEKARQTVQNQADQLNQALSELNQAQAKLVQNEKMAGLRQLVAGVAHEINNPVTFIHGNLTHAKAYSEDLTLLLQAYQTHYPHPVPAISEYLNEIDADFLIEDFPKTMASMHSGTERLRRIVLSLRNFARLDEAECKVVDIHEGLESTLLLLQHKFHQFECQYGQCIEIQREYADLPLVPCHASQLNQVFMALLTNAIDALDHRQSDGTLSQPPWIRLITQSCVEQNQLLIQVVDSGIGIAVEHQSQVFNPFFTTKPVGQGTGLGLAIAYQMMAQQSGSITCESELGCGSTFTIRLPLQPDTSIGV, encoded by the coding sequence ATGTCTCAATTAAACCGCCCTGCGGTGTTGCCTGTTGCACCGATCCACGGTCAAGTTGAAATTGATCAACGTGAAATTGATGCGTCGATTCTCAACTTAAGTGGCCGCCAACGGATGCTATCTCAGCGAGTTGCACTATTTTTGATGCGGCTGTCGCTGTGTCAGGGGAGTTGTCAGTGCCAGATAATTCGGCAAGAATTGCAGCAGCTGTTGCAATTGTTAGCGGCGACCCACCAATCGCTCATGTATGGTGATATCGACTTACGTTTGCCAAGTCACCATTCCCAGGCGATACATCAAATCTATTTTGCACCGCCCGTGAATCTTGATCGGCGTCTCACTCAATATGTGCAGCAGGTCGAGTATTTTTTAGCGCAGTCGGATACTCAGTTGGCCATTGACGACCCTGCTTTACAGCAGCTCATCAGTATTGACTCTGTGGATCTGTTACAGGCTCTAGAAACCTTGGTGAGCCAGTATAGCCAGGAAAGTGAAGCTCGACAGACGGCCAGAATGATGGATTTAGTGGGGTTGTGTCAGCAACATGAAAAAGCTCGCCAAACTGTTCAGAATCAGGCCGATCAGCTCAACCAGGCATTATCAGAGTTGAATCAGGCTCAAGCAAAACTGGTCCAAAATGAAAAAATGGCCGGCTTGAGGCAGTTAGTGGCTGGTGTAGCCCACGAAATTAATAATCCGGTCACCTTTATCCATGGCAATCTCACGCATGCCAAGGCTTACAGCGAAGATTTGACGCTGCTGCTGCAAGCCTATCAAACGCACTATCCTCATCCAGTTCCCGCCATTAGTGAATATCTGAATGAAATCGACGCGGATTTCTTGATTGAAGATTTTCCCAAAACGATGGCGTCAATGCATTCTGGAACTGAGCGTTTGCGCCGTATTGTATTGTCGCTACGCAACTTTGCGCGGCTCGATGAAGCAGAATGTAAAGTGGTTGATATACATGAAGGTTTAGAAAGTACGCTATTACTTCTACAACATAAGTTCCATCAGTTTGAATGTCAGTATGGTCAATGTATTGAGATTCAGCGTGAGTATGCAGATTTGCCGTTAGTGCCATGCCATGCCAGTCAGCTTAATCAAGTTTTTATGGCGCTATTGACCAATGCGATCGATGCGCTGGATCACCGTCAATCTGACGGTACACTGAGTCAGCCACCTTGGATTCGGCTTATAACACAGAGCTGCGTTGAGCAAAACCAACTCCTAATTCAGGTGGTAGACAGTGGCATTGGAATTGCCGTTGAGCATCAATCCCAAGTGTTTAATCCCTTTTTCACAACGAAACCGGTGGGGCAGGGGACTGGTTTAGGATTGGCGATCGCCTATCAGATGATGGCTCAACAATCGGGCAGTATTACCTGTGAGTCCGAATTAGGCTGTGGGAGTACGTTTACCATTCGATTACCACTGCAACCGGATACATCGATCGGCGTATGA